CGCGGTCAGCATTCAATGTCGAGGTTGCTTGATAAGTGGCATATAAATCAGTGATATAAGCGCTTACTCCGGTCACTGGCAGCGGTGCTGCAGGGGGGGCCGCGCTGGCGATTCGGGCCTCGCCCACCCCACAGCCGGTCACCAGCGAGAAGCACACGGCCAGCGGTACCAAGCGCAATAGTGCTGATCTGGGAGACATCGGAAAGTCCTCGGTATGTTGGTGTTATAGTTGAGTATAACACTAGGTAGGCTAAGCGCAACGTCACCGTAACGAGACCGGGCGATTGCCACTGACTCTAAGATGCGCGGGAGCGAAATTTGGATTGGGGGTGGCGCAGGCCTGGCTACAGGGAGGCGAGCGCGAGCCGCCGGCGCCGGGCAGGCGCAGCGCCGCTACTGCTTGATCAGGCTAGAGAAAATACTGCGACAAGAACGGATTCATCATGCGGTTCTCGGGGTCGAGCCGGCGGCGGACTTTTCGAAAAAACTCGATGCGCTCGCCAAAGACCTGTCGGGCGTGGTCTTGCGAGAGACTGCGGGACTGGTTGAACAAGGGCACGCCGCCCCAGTGCTCGGCAAAGCCGGCGAAGTCGATCGCAAAATCCTCCCAGCCGGCAGACTGAGTGGAAATGGCGCGCAATGCGATCATGGCTTCGTCGAACATGGGTGACAGTAAGGCGGATGGATCTCGGTTGAGGCGAAAGCCCATCGTCGGCATATCGCAACGAAAGCCGGTCTCATTGCGAATCCGCAGGCAGAACTCCTGGTAGGCCCGAACAACGATGGCAAAGTCGGCGGCAGGGAAGAGCCAGGTCGAGTAGTTCAGCGTCTGCGTATGCGCTCCACCCGTTTGGATAGTTGAGTTGCTGCCGTGTTCGACCAGGCGGTTGTTAACCAGGCCTTGCGTGATGCTGCTTATCTCATCGATCAATCGGTAACGCACACCCTTGACCGGCACGATGTGCTTAAGCGATTTGAAAACGTGCGGCAACACCGTGCTCTCGCCCCAGTCCTTGATGCGCCACGGCAGCCGCCCGCCTTCGGCACTGCTGCTGTCATGCCGGCGCAAATCCAGATAGACCCGGTCGCGAAACGGCATAAGCCAGAAACGCACACCCGCGGGACTGCGGGCAATTTTGTCTGAAATCGCGGCGAACTCGCTGATCGTGCAACGTCGATGATTCGCGCTGAACGGCCGCACCGGGCGAACCCGCAGGGTTAACTCATAGAGCACACCCAGCATGCCGTAGCTCAGCCGCAGCGCACTGAGCAGATTATTCTTGCTTGCGTCGACTTCCAGCGGAGCACCGCTCGGCGTGAGCAACTTTGCTCTGCACAGTTGCGCCGCGAACAGGCCGCCATCGCCGCCAATTGCCGGCCCGATGCAGCCACCGGCAACCGCGCCGCCGACAGTACGGTCCATCAAATCGTGACAACCCTCAAGTTCAAGGCCCTGCGATGCCAGCTCGGTGGCCAGCTCGCGGATGCGCACGCCCGGCTGCACCGTCACCGTGAATTCATTCAGGTTGATATCCCGTATGGCGTTCAGCGTTGTCAGGTCAACAACCGTTCCGGCAGTGGTTGAATTGCAATCGGTAGCAGCACTGCGCGCCCCGGCCGGGCGGAACGGGGGCAGGAAGTTGGCACTCGGTGCGAACGCGCGAAACAATTCGCGTTCATCCTGTGGCTGAAACGTGCACGGCCTGGCGGTACCGCGAACGCGGAATGCGCCTGATTGCCTGAGTATATCTGCGCCCATGCTCCACTCCTTGCGGCACACGGGGAACAGTCGGCAGGCAGGGGAGGCGCGGCGTTAAACCGGTTGCAAGGGCGGCGGCTGCCTGACAGGCGCGTGACGCCTGGAACTGTTGGCAACCCCGCTGTCGTAGGTTTCCCCTTAGACCGGTGGCTTTGCGACCCTGACTTTCGACAGGTGTGCCTTTGTCAATTGACGGATGATCGTGGCATGGCCTCCGGGAGCTGTCAATTTGCCAGTCCGCACATAGCTGTATGATGTTAAATCGATTATCGGCTAACGATTGGCCGGGCGGTGCCGAAATGGCATGGCGAGCTAGTCGCGATCTGCGCCGCCGCTAAATTGCGGCGTTACGGTCGAAACTACATGCAGTGTGGAATTGTCCTATTACAATGCACGGCCTTCTGACAATGGTTAAAACATAGTGCGGGTATTCAGTTTACGAACGCGGCAGCGCCTTGCCTGGCTGCTTCTTGGCGCAATGCTCGCGCAGCCATCCTTCGCCAATGAACTGAATTATGTCGTAACCGGCATTTCGGACCCGTTGCTCAGCAACGTGCGCATGCATCTCGAGCGGTTTGGCTTCACTGGCAATACC
The DNA window shown above is from Woeseia oceani and carries:
- a CDS encoding FAD-binding oxidoreductase, which produces MGADILRQSGAFRVRGTARPCTFQPQDERELFRAFAPSANFLPPFRPAGARSAATDCNSTTAGTVVDLTTLNAIRDINLNEFTVTVQPGVRIRELATELASQGLELEGCHDLMDRTVGGAVAGGCIGPAIGGDGGLFAAQLCRAKLLTPSGAPLEVDASKNNLLSALRLSYGMLGVLYELTLRVRPVRPFSANHRRCTISEFAAISDKIARSPAGVRFWLMPFRDRVYLDLRRHDSSSAEGGRLPWRIKDWGESTVLPHVFKSLKHIVPVKGVRYRLIDEISSITQGLVNNRLVEHGSNSTIQTGGAHTQTLNYSTWLFPAADFAIVVRAYQEFCLRIRNETGFRCDMPTMGFRLNRDPSALLSPMFDEAMIALRAISTQSAGWEDFAIDFAGFAEHWGGVPLFNQSRSLSQDHARQVFGERIEFFRKVRRRLDPENRMMNPFLSQYFL